A window of Exiguobacterium sp. FSL W8-0210 contains these coding sequences:
- a CDS encoding IS1182 family transposase codes for MFKDYNMNQLVLPLDLEVRLQENDIAFAVHHLVESIPDDVFDPFMRTTGCPAYHPRMMMKIILCAYTQSVFSGRKIEGLLSDSLRMMWLAQGNAPSYRTINRFRVHPAVTPILKQAFVTFRCHLVEMGEINEEAIFIDGTKLEANANRYTFVWRKSIERHSSSLVDKSNRIYDNLVEQDILPEIERESPDELTLSELEHMGEALDAHIASINQKIEASSDTQERKRLRSERKEPRLLRKEITDFIERKQRYALQKRTLAGRNSYSKTDTDATFMRMKEDHMQNGQLKPGYNVQIATEGQYTLAYDIYPNPTDARTLLPFLDEISSYLPLPPHIVADAGYGSQENYQDILMRRGRIPLIPYTMFEKEKSRKWRNDPFNTVNWSYDERSDRFVCPNGQDVTFRYMSKRTDRYGFTRDFKVYESEGCDGCPFRSRCTKAKEGRHRQVHINTSWEEQKEQMKKWLSDQKTGSLYAKRKIDVEPVFGYLKANLSFTRFSVRGKAKVKRELGFILMAVNLRKWLIQSVARRAT; via the coding sequence ATGTTTAAAGATTATAACATGAACCAGCTGGTTCTGCCCTTAGATTTAGAAGTTCGTCTTCAAGAAAATGATATCGCGTTCGCTGTCCATCATCTCGTCGAATCCATTCCGGATGATGTTTTCGATCCTTTCATGCGGACGACGGGATGCCCTGCTTATCACCCGCGGATGATGATGAAAATTATTTTATGTGCCTACACACAGTCGGTCTTCTCCGGTCGGAAGATTGAGGGATTACTATCCGATAGTCTGCGGATGATGTGGCTAGCGCAAGGGAATGCGCCGAGCTATCGTACCATCAACCGTTTTCGAGTGCATCCCGCAGTCACTCCAATCTTGAAGCAAGCCTTCGTTACCTTCCGTTGCCATCTCGTCGAGATGGGAGAAATCAATGAAGAAGCCATCTTTATCGATGGTACAAAGCTAGAGGCGAATGCGAACCGATACACCTTTGTTTGGCGGAAATCGATCGAACGTCATAGTTCGTCTCTCGTGGACAAATCGAATCGTATCTATGACAACCTCGTCGAACAAGACATCCTACCGGAAATTGAACGAGAAAGCCCGGACGAGCTCACTCTCTCAGAACTCGAACACATGGGTGAAGCTTTAGACGCACATATCGCTTCCATCAACCAAAAAATCGAGGCGAGTTCGGATACTCAAGAAAGAAAACGTCTACGTTCTGAACGGAAGGAACCACGTCTCCTTCGAAAGGAGATTACAGATTTCATCGAGCGGAAACAGAGATACGCCCTCCAAAAGAGGACGCTCGCTGGACGGAACAGCTATTCGAAAACAGACACAGACGCGACGTTCATGCGAATGAAGGAAGATCATATGCAAAATGGACAACTCAAGCCAGGCTATAACGTTCAAATCGCGACCGAAGGACAGTACACACTCGCTTATGATATTTATCCGAATCCGACGGATGCCCGGACGTTACTCCCCTTTTTAGATGAGATCAGCTCATATTTACCACTACCACCGCATATCGTTGCGGATGCCGGCTATGGGAGTCAGGAGAATTATCAGGATATTCTGATGCGCCGAGGGCGCATTCCACTCATCCCTTATACGATGTTCGAAAAAGAAAAGTCTCGAAAATGGCGCAATGATCCATTTAACACAGTAAACTGGTCTTATGATGAAAGGTCGGATCGTTTTGTGTGCCCTAATGGACAGGACGTAACATTCCGTTACATGTCCAAGAGAACAGATCGGTACGGATTCACGCGTGATTTCAAGGTGTATGAAAGCGAAGGGTGTGATGGCTGCCCGTTTCGCTCCCGTTGTACCAAGGCCAAAGAGGGTCGTCACCGACAGGTACACATAAACACTTCATGGGAAGAACAAAAAGAACAGATGAAAAAATGGCTTTCAGATCAAAAAACAGGATCCCTCTATGCGAAACGGAAGATAGACGTGGAACCAGTTTTTGGATATCTGAAGGCTAATTTGAGTTTCACTCGCTTTTCTGTGAGAGGAAAAGCGAAGGTGAAGCGTGAGCTCGGCTTCATCCTCATGGCCGTAAATTTAAGAAAATGGCTCATCCAAAGCGTTGCCCGAAGGGCAACTTGA
- a CDS encoding DUF5366 family protein, with the protein MRTNVYLLSYAPLISILLFSTSLAIATTELALHWLDQVGVYDELLQLLTARDTKLVVWLGFLIVYFMIFSSLKLLSDTINQLGFAFFIKEQEGTTLGMLRPGSILLLIGGCVSFAFMTSFLHVGIVLLVSFFIYFIFYTVQISKMTSAAGAVGLIIFSFLAWGVLLAGLSWVGLTLFNSFGEAILFPS; encoded by the coding sequence ATGCGTACGAACGTTTACCTATTAAGTTATGCTCCGCTGATCAGCATCTTGTTATTTAGTACGTCCCTTGCGATTGCAACGACGGAACTCGCATTACATTGGCTCGATCAAGTTGGTGTGTACGATGAATTGTTACAACTCTTGACGGCACGCGATACGAAGCTTGTCGTTTGGCTCGGCTTTTTGATTGTCTACTTCATGATCTTCAGTTCATTGAAATTATTATCGGATACGATCAATCAGCTCGGTTTCGCCTTTTTCATCAAGGAACAAGAGGGAACGACACTCGGCATGTTACGTCCGGGAAGTATTCTGCTACTTATCGGAGGTTGTGTCAGCTTCGCCTTCATGACGTCCTTCTTGCATGTCGGAATCGTCTTGCTTGTGTCTTTTTTCATCTACTTCATCTTTTACACGGTACAAATCAGTAAAATGACGAGTGCAGCAGGAGCCGTCGGTTTGATTATCTTTTCTTTCTTAGCCTGGGGTGTTCTGCTTGCTGGTCTATCCTGGGTCGGTCTGACTTTATTCAATTCGTTCGGGGAAGCGATTTTATTTCCGAGTTGA
- a CDS encoding transglycosylase domain-containing protein — MRITTGYLVLLGLATMLLFSLFSIKDELKTARTLFFWADEQTTRHPLTSYQPITVTYENKRVELYDGLRRDDLTPRTLPKKVEQAFVAIEDQRFYQHDGYDITGILRAFTKNQSDSKSQGGSTITQQLARMTYLSNEKTYTRKIKELLIAVSLEQKYSKKELMTAYVNQAYFANNIYGIELAAKSYFNKPARELSWSEISFLTAIPNNPSLYDPLRFPENTKKRQQRIVQALIRDRVLTKDFTISRVSPRSYKPSVPYPDYIDATVQAAVRMTAQKKGWSEKRAAEYLHQQGAVISTYLDSAEQRRAKEALRNLPNPIEGAYVGIDGQTHGVTALVGYKSNLTGQFNRAVQSYRQPGSAIKPLLVYGPYLEKTKARLSSTLDGSPVCIDGYCPSNSGNRILGQVTIADAIAYSYNTPAIRAFAVSFREGLKSIRPFQFSQWTREDDAFTSALGGLQYGISPYELTNAYSVFVNDGIYRPASMIKSITLKNGTVERPQEKEQRIWSSQTNRELRAGLKNVMTYGTGRKGYDSSARYIGGKTGTTNDNKDMWFVGIKNQHIGGIWLGADRPRPFPVEANATLQVQTWAKILSP, encoded by the coding sequence ATGCGAATTACTACAGGATATCTTGTCTTACTTGGTCTTGCGACGATGCTTCTATTTTCCTTATTTTCAATAAAAGATGAGTTAAAAACAGCACGTACACTTTTTTTCTGGGCCGATGAACAGACGACGCGACATCCACTGACCTCCTATCAACCAATTACCGTAACCTATGAAAACAAACGGGTCGAGCTCTATGACGGATTGCGACGGGATGATCTAACTCCTCGAACATTGCCGAAAAAAGTCGAGCAAGCGTTTGTTGCCATCGAAGATCAGCGTTTCTATCAACATGACGGATATGACATCACAGGAATCTTACGCGCGTTTACAAAAAATCAGTCTGATTCTAAATCTCAAGGTGGCAGTACGATCACACAACAACTAGCAAGAATGACGTATCTATCAAACGAAAAAACATATACTAGAAAAATAAAAGAGTTGTTAATTGCTGTGTCTTTGGAGCAAAAATATTCGAAGAAAGAACTGATGACAGCGTATGTCAATCAAGCCTATTTTGCGAATAATATTTATGGCATCGAACTTGCCGCGAAATCCTATTTCAATAAGCCGGCACGCGAGTTGAGTTGGTCTGAAATCAGTTTTCTGACAGCAATTCCGAACAATCCTTCTCTTTATGACCCGCTGCGCTTTCCTGAAAACACAAAAAAACGTCAGCAACGAATCGTTCAAGCGTTAATACGCGATCGTGTACTGACGAAAGATTTTACTATTTCTCGTGTGTCGCCTCGATCCTATAAACCGAGTGTCCCTTATCCGGACTATATCGATGCCACCGTTCAAGCTGCTGTTCGGATGACCGCTCAAAAAAAAGGTTGGAGTGAGAAGCGTGCTGCAGAATATCTACATCAACAAGGGGCGGTCATCTCGACATATCTCGACTCAGCAGAACAACGACGGGCTAAGGAAGCTCTTCGCAATCTACCCAACCCGATTGAGGGGGCTTATGTTGGCATCGACGGACAAACACACGGAGTCACGGCTCTTGTCGGCTACAAATCGAATTTGACAGGTCAGTTCAACCGAGCAGTGCAGTCGTACCGACAACCTGGTTCAGCCATCAAACCGTTACTTGTCTACGGTCCTTACCTTGAGAAGACGAAAGCCCGCTTGTCGAGCACGTTAGACGGTAGTCCCGTCTGTATCGATGGATACTGTCCGTCAAATAGCGGAAATCGAATTCTCGGACAAGTAACGATTGCCGATGCGATTGCCTATTCCTATAACACACCAGCCATTCGCGCATTTGCTGTCTCTTTCCGGGAAGGACTGAAGTCCATCCGTCCGTTCCAGTTCAGCCAATGGACGCGAGAGGATGATGCTTTTACGAGTGCTCTAGGTGGGTTGCAATACGGGATCAGTCCGTATGAGCTGACGAACGCTTATTCCGTATTCGTTAATGACGGGATCTATCGACCGGCATCAATGATCAAAAGTATTACGCTTAAGAATGGAACGGTCGAACGACCACAAGAAAAGGAACAACGGATTTGGTCCAGTCAGACGAACCGGGAATTACGGGCTGGTTTAAAGAATGTCATGACGTATGGAACGGGACGCAAAGGATATGATTCCTCTGCGCGCTATATCGGAGGAAAAACAGGAACAACGAACGATAACAAAGATATGTGGTTCGTCGGTATTAAAAATCAACATATCGGAGGAATATGGCTAGGGGCAGATCGCCCGCGTCCCTTCCCTGTTGAGGCAAATGCAACGTTACAGGTCCAGACGTGGGCGAAGATTTTAAGTCCTTAA
- a CDS encoding glucose-1-phosphate adenylyltransferase: MAKKNVVAMLLAGGEGKRLGALTKHTAKPAVAFGGKYRIIDFPLSNCTNSGIDTVGVLTQYEPLELNRYLGIGSAWDLDRRNGGLTILPPYQAQNGKNWYEGTANAIYRNMSYINQFEPDYVLVLSGDHIYKMDYEQMIEEHRLGGADVTISVREVPWEEAPRFGILNTDDDLRINEFEEKPQNPKSNLASMGIYVFNWDVLKRHLIQDAGDAESSFDFGKNIIPNMLFENLNIRAYKFKGYWKDVGTIQSLWEANMDLLTAEPEFDLYDPSWKVYSVNPNQQPQYIGNAATVETSIINEGCHIEGEINHSVLFHGVDVAEGSLVKDSVIFPNVKIGRDVTIHRAILADGVIVEDGATIGSPDGEVFVIEADSIVKKNEVIKEAIQ; this comes from the coding sequence ATGGCTAAAAAGAATGTCGTTGCGATGTTACTTGCAGGCGGAGAAGGGAAACGTCTGGGAGCTTTAACGAAACATACTGCAAAACCAGCTGTTGCATTTGGAGGAAAGTACCGGATCATTGATTTCCCGCTATCGAACTGTACGAACTCAGGAATCGATACAGTTGGTGTATTGACGCAATATGAACCACTTGAATTAAACCGCTATCTCGGAATCGGGAGTGCATGGGATTTAGATCGACGTAACGGTGGTTTGACGATTCTACCTCCTTACCAGGCGCAAAACGGAAAGAACTGGTACGAAGGAACAGCAAATGCCATTTATCGAAACATGAGTTACATCAACCAATTTGAACCTGACTATGTACTTGTCTTATCAGGCGATCATATTTATAAAATGGATTATGAACAGATGATTGAAGAGCATCGTCTTGGTGGAGCGGACGTGACGATCTCCGTTCGTGAAGTGCCATGGGAAGAAGCACCACGGTTCGGAATTCTCAACACGGATGATGATCTACGGATTAATGAATTCGAAGAAAAGCCACAGAATCCAAAATCGAATCTTGCATCGATGGGAATCTACGTCTTTAACTGGGATGTATTGAAGCGTCATTTAATTCAAGATGCTGGCGATGCGGAATCAAGCTTTGACTTCGGTAAGAACATCATTCCGAACATGCTCTTTGAAAACCTTAATATTCGTGCATATAAATTTAAAGGATACTGGAAGGATGTCGGAACGATTCAATCGCTCTGGGAAGCGAATATGGACTTGTTGACGGCAGAACCAGAGTTTGATTTATATGATCCTTCTTGGAAAGTCTATTCGGTCAACCCGAATCAGCAACCACAATATATCGGGAATGCTGCGACAGTCGAGACATCGATCATCAATGAAGGATGCCATATCGAAGGCGAAATCAATCATTCGGTTCTCTTCCATGGTGTCGACGTAGCAGAAGGATCACTCGTCAAAGACTCAGTCATTTTCCCGAATGTCAAAATCGGACGAGACGTCACGATTCATCGGGCGATCTTAGCAGACGGTGTGATCGTAGAAGATGGTGCAACGATCGGCTCTCCAGACGGAGAAGTTTTCGTCATCGAAGCAGACAGCATCGTCAAGAAGAACGAAGTCATCAAAGAAGCGATTCAATAA
- the glgD gene encoding glucose-1-phosphate adenylyltransferase subunit GlgD — MKVDLLGVINLSGEEGFFKELTEHRNLAAVPFAGRYRLIDFTLTNMVQNDIANIGIFTLEKYRGMMDHLGSGKEWDLDRSNGGLYIFPPALSQDANEFRGDLSNFHLHRDFFLRSKENYVVVSGSNILSAVDYRDVLREHKESNADITVVYTKRELPCKYCRPIRFGEQNRVTAIGSRGFQPTDETFYMETVVLSKNLFVRLIDEAIARGEYDLLQSIIRSQLNRLHVHGYEYRGTSQVIHSLRSYYRESMLLLEQWGAINDFQHVYTKIKHEPPTRYLPGSAIKNSLVANGCKLEGTTTDSILFRGVKVGKHARIKNSIIMQKSVIEEGAVVEYAILDKEVTVKRGQVIRGTAEEPIVIKKQTIV, encoded by the coding sequence ATGAAGGTCGATTTATTAGGTGTCATCAATTTAAGCGGAGAAGAAGGCTTTTTCAAGGAATTGACGGAACATCGTAACTTAGCGGCAGTTCCATTTGCAGGACGTTATCGGTTGATCGATTTTACATTAACGAACATGGTACAAAACGATATCGCAAACATCGGGATTTTTACGCTCGAGAAATATCGTGGAATGATGGACCATCTTGGATCGGGTAAAGAGTGGGATCTTGACCGTTCAAACGGTGGACTCTACATCTTCCCGCCTGCATTGTCACAAGATGCGAACGAGTTCCGTGGAGACTTATCGAACTTCCACCTCCACCGTGACTTCTTCCTTCGCAGTAAGGAAAACTATGTCGTCGTTTCTGGTTCAAACATTTTATCTGCGGTAGATTATCGCGATGTGTTACGCGAACATAAAGAATCGAATGCGGACATCACGGTCGTCTATACGAAGCGTGAGCTGCCTTGTAAATACTGCCGTCCGATCCGTTTTGGCGAACAGAATCGCGTGACTGCAATCGGATCACGAGGGTTCCAACCGACGGATGAGACGTTCTATATGGAAACGGTCGTTCTATCGAAGAATCTCTTTGTTCGTTTAATCGATGAAGCAATCGCACGTGGTGAGTACGATTTACTTCAAAGCATCATTCGTTCGCAGCTCAATCGCTTGCACGTTCACGGGTATGAGTACCGTGGTACATCACAAGTCATTCATTCGCTTCGTTCGTATTACCGTGAAAGCATGCTGTTACTTGAACAGTGGGGAGCAATCAACGACTTCCAACACGTTTATACGAAAATCAAGCATGAACCGCCGACGCGTTACTTACCGGGTTCTGCCATTAAGAACTCACTCGTCGCAAACGGCTGTAAGTTAGAAGGCACGACGACGGACAGCATCTTGTTCCGTGGTGTCAAAGTCGGAAAACACGCTCGCATCAAGAACTCGATCATCATGCAAAAATCAGTCATTGAAGAAGGCGCGGTCGTCGAGTACGCGATTCTCGATAAAGAAGTCACTGTCAAACGCGGTCAAGTCATCCGCGGAACGGCAGAAGAACCAATCGTCATCAAAAAACAAACAATCGTTTAA
- the glgA gene encoding glycogen synthase GlgA has protein sequence MKVWFAATEATPFIKTGGLADVVGSLPLALAEEGADVSVVLPNYGQIKEQYKSEMEFLFDFIVPVGWRQQFGAVLRLKQDGVTFYFIDNEYYFKRDGVIYGHYDDAERFAYFSRAVLEMIQHLDRKEVPDVIHCHDWQTGVIPAFLRIHYQHLERYQDIKTVFTIHNLQYQGVFPEEVLGDLLGLSHEHFTADGIAHNGLVNYMKAGLVHSNQITTVSPSYRDEIMDPYYGETLEPVLQHRAVDVRGILNGIDYRQFDPAHDTHLVETYSVDTVTEGKAKNKAALQEELGLPINPDVPLFGFVSRLVDQKGIDLLAHILPDLFELDAQFIILGSGEAEYEGLFHHATSIRPDKIASYIGFDVGLAQRIYAGSDAFLMPSRFEPCGLSQLISMKYGCLPVVRETGGLRDTVKPFNQFTLEGNGFSFANYNAHEFLEAIKRTIEVYHDRPVFDHLIETAMNEDFSWLRSADEYLALYRLIAPSAT, from the coding sequence ATGAAGGTATGGTTTGCTGCCACGGAAGCGACACCCTTCATCAAGACAGGGGGGCTAGCTGACGTCGTCGGCTCGCTCCCCTTAGCGCTTGCTGAGGAAGGGGCAGACGTTTCAGTCGTCTTACCCAATTATGGTCAAATCAAGGAACAATACAAATCAGAGATGGAGTTCTTGTTCGACTTCATCGTGCCAGTCGGTTGGCGCCAGCAATTTGGCGCCGTCCTTCGTTTGAAACAAGATGGTGTGACGTTCTATTTCATCGATAATGAGTACTACTTCAAACGGGATGGCGTCATTTATGGACATTACGATGATGCGGAACGGTTTGCGTATTTCTCACGTGCTGTCCTTGAGATGATTCAACATTTGGATCGAAAGGAAGTACCGGACGTCATCCATTGTCACGATTGGCAAACAGGTGTGATTCCAGCGTTCTTACGCATCCATTATCAACACCTCGAGCGCTATCAAGACATTAAAACGGTCTTTACGATTCACAATCTACAATACCAAGGTGTCTTCCCAGAGGAAGTGCTTGGTGACTTACTTGGCTTGAGTCATGAACATTTCACAGCGGATGGGATCGCTCATAACGGACTCGTCAATTACATGAAGGCAGGACTCGTCCACTCCAATCAAATCACGACAGTCAGCCCATCGTACCGTGATGAGATCATGGATCCTTATTACGGTGAGACGCTTGAGCCAGTCTTACAACATCGTGCTGTTGACGTGCGTGGCATCTTGAACGGGATCGACTATCGTCAATTTGATCCTGCGCATGATACGCATCTCGTTGAGACGTATTCCGTTGATACCGTCACGGAAGGAAAAGCAAAAAACAAGGCGGCTTTACAAGAGGAACTAGGTCTCCCAATCAATCCGGACGTACCATTGTTCGGTTTCGTATCTCGTCTTGTCGACCAAAAGGGAATCGATTTACTCGCGCATATCTTACCAGACTTGTTCGAACTCGATGCGCAGTTCATCATTCTCGGATCGGGTGAAGCGGAATATGAAGGATTGTTCCATCATGCGACATCGATTCGTCCAGACAAAATCGCTTCTTATATCGGATTTGACGTTGGTCTCGCACAACGAATCTACGCGGGCAGTGATGCCTTCTTGATGCCATCGCGTTTTGAACCGTGTGGTCTCAGTCAGTTGATTTCGATGAAGTATGGCTGTTTACCGGTCGTTCGGGAAACAGGTGGGCTCCGTGATACGGTCAAACCGTTCAATCAGTTCACATTAGAAGGAAATGGATTCTCGTTCGCGAATTATAATGCACATGAGTTTTTAGAAGCGATTAAACGTACGATTGAGGTGTATCATGATCGACCAGTCTTTGATCATTTGATTGAGACAGCGATGAATGAGGACTTCAGTTGGTTGCGTTCAGCCGACGAATACTTGGCGTTATATCGTTTGATTGCACCGTCCGCCACTTGA
- a CDS encoding glycogen/starch/alpha-glucan phosphorylase yields MFKDKEKFKERFTERFVSMHGKAITEATENDIYQTLAYLVRETVTTDWLRTKETYIHKKSKQVYYFSLEFLLGRFLHNNLLSLDVLKDVERGLEELGYQLSDLTEEEPEPGLGNGGLGRLAACFLDSLAALGLPGHGNGIRYQYGLFKQKIIDGYQVELPDNWLKNGNMWEIRRSDKAVDVPFGGHVWLEEVGDGYRVHHEPAEIVRAVPYDMPIVGYQNKVVNNLRLWSAESPLDDDELLSQYRGNYKDLLAHKQSIQTISEFLYPDDTTYEGKELRLKQQYFFVSAGLRSILTSFKKRNHSLKQLGNHIAIHINDTHPVVAIPELMRILIDEEGFGWEEAWRITKSVMSFTNHTLLSEALERWPIDLFRRLLPRIYLIIEEINRRFCKDVLANYPHMEAHMRDIAIIADDRINMANLAVVGTHSTNGVAQIHTEILKQREMRLFYEMFPLRFNNKTNGITHRRWFLSSNPALANRVTEAIGDSWIQHPSDLQKLTKWAEDSALQKDIAEIKLQRKEELALLIEKETGIVVDPTSIFDVQVKRLHAYKRQLLNALHIHSLYYRLKEDRSFTMTPRTFIFGAKAAPGYHYAKEVIRYINALARLINQDPDVSPYLKVVFLENYRVSLAEKIFPASDVSEQISTASYEASGTGNMKFMMNGALTIGTLDGANIEIRDEVGDANIFIFGLTPQEVMNYKQYGGYSAYDQYSAQPELRRIIGSLVDGTLFAPGEFQAIYDSLLTYNDEYLILKDFMSYQQAQERIDRMYQQPEEWYKRVILNIARSGVFSSDRTIKEYANAIWNIKPIQL; encoded by the coding sequence ATGTTCAAAGATAAAGAGAAGTTCAAGGAGAGGTTTACGGAACGATTCGTTTCGATGCATGGCAAGGCAATAACGGAAGCAACAGAAAACGATATTTATCAGACACTTGCCTATCTGGTACGCGAGACGGTCACGACCGATTGGTTACGGACGAAGGAAACATATATCCATAAAAAAAGTAAGCAAGTCTATTACTTCTCACTCGAGTTTTTACTCGGACGTTTCCTGCATAACAATCTATTGAGTCTTGATGTCTTAAAGGATGTCGAGCGGGGACTTGAAGAACTCGGATATCAGCTCAGTGATTTGACGGAAGAAGAGCCGGAACCTGGACTTGGGAACGGGGGTCTCGGACGTCTCGCGGCGTGTTTCCTTGATTCCCTTGCTGCGCTCGGTCTTCCTGGACACGGGAACGGAATCCGGTATCAGTATGGTCTCTTCAAGCAAAAAATCATCGATGGTTATCAAGTCGAATTACCGGATAACTGGCTGAAGAACGGGAACATGTGGGAAATCAGACGTTCCGATAAAGCGGTCGATGTTCCATTCGGTGGACATGTTTGGCTTGAAGAAGTCGGTGATGGGTATCGCGTCCATCATGAACCGGCTGAAATCGTTCGTGCTGTTCCGTACGACATGCCGATCGTCGGTTATCAAAACAAGGTCGTCAATAACTTGCGACTCTGGAGTGCTGAGTCTCCACTTGATGATGATGAATTACTTAGCCAATACCGTGGGAACTATAAAGATTTACTGGCACATAAACAATCGATTCAGACGATTTCCGAGTTCTTGTATCCGGATGATACGACCTATGAAGGAAAAGAGTTGCGTCTGAAGCAACAATACTTCTTCGTTTCTGCTGGATTACGGAGTATCTTGACGTCCTTTAAAAAACGAAATCATTCACTGAAGCAACTCGGAAATCATATCGCCATCCATATTAATGATACGCATCCGGTCGTCGCGATTCCGGAGTTAATGCGGATCCTTATCGATGAAGAAGGATTTGGATGGGAAGAAGCATGGCGGATCACGAAGAGTGTCATGTCGTTTACGAACCACACGTTACTGTCAGAAGCACTCGAGCGCTGGCCGATCGATTTGTTCCGTCGCTTGTTACCGCGCATCTACCTCATCATCGAGGAAATCAACCGACGCTTCTGTAAGGATGTGCTTGCGAACTATCCACACATGGAAGCGCATATGCGAGATATCGCCATCATCGCGGATGACCGGATCAACATGGCGAATCTGGCTGTTGTCGGCACGCATTCGACGAATGGTGTCGCTCAGATTCATACTGAGATTCTGAAGCAGCGTGAGATGCGCCTATTTTATGAGATGTTTCCGCTTCGCTTTAATAATAAGACGAACGGAATTACACATCGTCGCTGGTTCCTCTCATCAAACCCAGCACTGGCAAATCGTGTGACGGAAGCAATCGGGGATAGTTGGATTCAGCATCCGTCTGATTTGCAAAAGTTGACGAAATGGGCAGAGGATTCAGCATTACAGAAGGACATCGCCGAGATCAAACTTCAGCGCAAAGAAGAATTAGCGTTGCTCATTGAAAAAGAAACCGGTATCGTCGTGGACCCAACCTCGATTTTTGATGTTCAAGTCAAGCGATTGCATGCGTACAAACGTCAACTCTTGAATGCATTACACATTCATTCGCTCTACTATCGTCTGAAGGAGGACCGTTCCTTCACGATGACACCGAGGACATTCATCTTTGGTGCAAAGGCGGCGCCAGGCTATCATTATGCAAAAGAAGTCATTCGTTATATCAATGCGTTAGCTCGCTTGATCAATCAGGATCCAGACGTCAGTCCATACTTGAAAGTCGTCTTCCTAGAAAACTATCGTGTATCGCTTGCTGAGAAGATTTTCCCGGCAAGTGACGTCAGTGAACAGATTTCGACTGCAAGTTATGAAGCCTCTGGAACCGGCAACATGAAATTCATGATGAATGGCGCCTTGACGATCGGAACGCTCGACGGAGCGAACATCGAAATTCGAGACGAGGTCGGGGATGCGAACATCTTCATCTTCGGCTTAACACCACAAGAAGTCATGAATTATAAACAATACGGCGGTTACAGTGCATACGATCAATACAGTGCCCAACCCGAGCTACGACGGATCATCGGCAGTCTCGTCGATGGAACATTATTTGCTCCAGGTGAATTCCAAGCGATTTACGATTCATTATTGACGTATAATGATGAGTATCTGATCCTGAAAGACTTCATGTCGTATCAACAAGCGCAAGAACGAATCGATCGGATGTATCAGCAACCAGAAGAATGGTATAAACGCGTCATTCTTAATATTGCACGGTCAGGTGTGTTCTCAAGTGACCGAACGATTAAAGAGTATGCGAATGCGATCTGGAACATCAAACCGATTCAACTCTGA
- a CDS encoding sulfurtransferase — protein sequence MFPTIQMADLQQLVRTDQIRWFDCRYDLQQPEYGRNAFLEQHVEGAQHLDLTTDLSGPIDEVGGRHPLPSKEAWQHTLEQHGVTPEDFVVLYDDGFPYAARAWWLFKWIGHERVVVLEGGFSSYLAFDLPVTDDVPTYEPSQYAPRFQDEMLVSFEELKHQLTETMIIDSRAPNRYRGEIEPLDHVAGHIPGAVNCFFEQALSPDGRLRDAEDLKELYADILPVTAPILYCGSGVTACVNVIALHSLGKTDVRLYAGSYSDWVSRGEDVSRS from the coding sequence ATGTTTCCTACGATTCAAATGGCAGATCTTCAACAGCTCGTCCGAACGGATCAGATTCGCTGGTTTGACTGCCGATATGACTTGCAACAACCTGAATATGGACGAAATGCTTTTTTGGAACAACACGTCGAAGGTGCACAGCACCTGGATTTAACGACTGACCTTTCCGGTCCCATCGATGAAGTCGGCGGTCGGCATCCGCTTCCTTCAAAAGAAGCGTGGCAACACACACTGGAACAGCATGGTGTGACACCGGAAGACTTCGTCGTCTTGTATGACGATGGTTTTCCGTATGCCGCTCGTGCCTGGTGGTTATTTAAATGGATCGGACATGAGCGTGTCGTCGTCCTTGAGGGCGGATTCTCCTCTTACCTAGCGTTCGATCTTCCGGTCACGGACGACGTCCCTACTTATGAACCGTCCCAGTACGCGCCTCGTTTTCAAGATGAGATGCTTGTCTCATTCGAAGAGCTAAAGCATCAGCTGACAGAAACGATGATCATCGATTCCCGTGCACCCAATCGATACCGTGGAGAAATCGAACCACTCGATCACGTCGCCGGTCACATTCCAGGTGCCGTGAATTGTTTCTTCGAACAAGCACTCTCACCAGATGGTCGCTTACGGGACGCGGAAGATTTGAAAGAATTGTACGCCGACATCCTACCGGTCACAGCCCCTATCCTTTATTGTGGAAGTGGCGTGACAGCGTGTGTAAATGTCATTGCTCTCCATTCACTTGGGAAAACCGATGTCCGGCTTTACGCCGGCTCTTATAGTGATTGGGTCAGCCGTGGTGAAGATGTCTCCCGTTCGTAA